The stretch of DNA tattccaataaaccttttcctcgtgattcggcctccgaacacctcgaatcttagtcaaaataattcgatacaatcaacacgaggtataagaatcaattccatatgaaaatgctaatttttcataaaaatccaaaaattagctcaaaaatagcccatgggacccacatctcagaacccgacaaaagttataaaatctgaacacccgttccgatacgagtccaaccatacaaaaattatcaaattccgacatcggattgaccttcaaatcttcattttatatttttggaagattttataaaaatttgatttttcttccataaattcatggattcatgatgtaaatgaatatggaatcatgaaatataatcaatataggataaggaacacttaccccaatgttttcccatgaaaatcgcccaaatatcgcctaaaccgagctccataaactcaaaaaataagtaaaaatggcaagaaccccgttttatagaccctcagatgtttcgggcgtcacaggtagcgtggggcgctacctgtggcgcagtttccagtatcccaaaattcccagcgcctgggctagcgccccacgctaccctgggcgctcgcggtgACGGAAAAATCATTCCAGACacgaaaataggcataactctctcatacgatgtccgaattcaatgattctttgtgctatggctccgtaatttcaatacagatctaatacttcaatcaaaactgaatttggatctcatttgcttaatgttataccacatattcttgaagaatcgacatcgaacattctaggttcaatgccgaaacatagcaaatcaatccggaatgaactcaaattttgcgtacaagtcataaatggaataacaaagctgttccaatttcaaaaaatatgattccgacctcgatattaaAAAGTGAAACCCCTGTcaaccttcccaaaaattcaactttcggcatttcaagcctaattccactacggacctccaaataagttttcggacacgctcctaagtccaaaatcaccatacggagctattggaatcatcagaatttaattccgaggtcgtttacacataagtcgatatccggtcactattttaacttaagctttaaaccttggaactagatgttccaattcattccaaaatctcactagacccgaatcaattaccccggcaagtcacacaataattgtaaagcccaatttgagaagtaaatggggaaacggggttataatactcaaaacgaccagccgggtcgttacagatttcAAGGGCACCTTGTTCATGAATAATGTCCTACTCTAAGCTCTTGGTCATTTACCTTCATTAATCTTCTTAGGATTAATGCAAATAAAGGTTGGTTTTAACTCTAACAATGCCTATTTTGTTATAACCTTGTCTTATTAGGCCTCATATTGACTTTACTGTACTCTTAATCACGTCTGTATGTTACAACTTATTTTATTAGGCCTCATGTGGCATCACTAATATCTTCTCTATATCTTTGTATGCATGTTCGaatttgggcctgctgagttctctagaactcaggcccaagttccAGCCTAGGGTCCATGTTGCTGAAGTCTGCCGCTGCTATGTTTGAAGACTGCCGGGCCTATATTTCCTTTGGCCCAATTTTGAGTCCAGTTCCCTTTCCTTTCTCGCGCTTAGATAAATCGAACTAGTTTTTTATTCTCTGTATACATTATGATACTAACATTGTTATTGAATGCTTTTTATTATGCTTTAATCATTTTAGGAACCTAGGCAAACCCAAAGCCCATAggtagaataataataataataaaaaggatTTGGGTTTATACTATGTTCCAACATTTCTGATTACTCACTGTTAATAAATAAAAGGCCTCATTCTTTGTTTATCACTAACTCTTTTTATAAAGTCTTTAATATTGAACATATTTCAAAGAAATGGCTCTTTTTTGAAAAATAGAATTGAACGGGTATTTCAAGACTGGGTTTCAACGAAAAATAAAACCAAGTATGGCTAGTGAGTTACAATTAATAGCTTCAACGAGTTTTTTTAAAGAAAGAACCCAATTCCATTTTGAAATCAACTCTTCAAAGGTACCCATGACATGTTTTACTAGTTTACATATATAGCCATATCATTTCAAAAGATAAAACATTTAAAACATAACTACATTTTATAAGTCTTTTGTAGACATGAACAtttcaaaagaaactttttataAATTACAAAATCTTATAAAACCTATACTCTcttttcaaaatacatacacaatcCTCTTTTTAAAAAAGTAGACTTTTAAGACAAAACCTAGAATAGTTTCAGACCTTAAGATCCAATTAAGCAGAATATAAACCCACACCTCCCTAAACCCTTCCTAAGCCCTAAAGAGCTGCCTCAAGTAGATTTTAGGGAGTGCCTAATACCTtacccttagaagaacaagaacccttatccaaacctcaccggttagcagaccaaTAGGATGATAATCTAATAaataaataggtaccctagtataccttaaaatattaggtcatgactctcttttatcaacaacagggaaaccactagttaaatcttgttttgactcgtgcaaaatagggtgcaacagtgAGCAGGGAGCCATGTTCATGTAGAAGGGAGTCCGGCTTGGGGGCATCAGGCATTTAGCCTTTGCGTTCGCAGGAGAGGTATCGCGTTTGCGTAGGGATGTGGTCGATGGTCATTGCGTTCGCGACTGGGTCGCCGCGTACAAGAAGGAGGTTTGGCAGCTTGTGAGAtttttgcttcgcgaacgcaatgcaTCTTCCTTGTTCGCGAATGGGAAATGACTGGACAAACTGTTAAAAACCTATTTCAGAGGTTAGAGGCattatatcatattttgagttgtagagctcggttttgggcgattttggagggaatatttacgatttggattggggtaagtatttttgactcgtatttatttattattcatgattccatcttagtttttatcatttaatttgtgaatTAAAGTAAAGAAATggggggattttagtaaaaacatcCTAAAGTGaaaattaaggatttgaaggttgaATCGAGGCCGCAATTGGAtgaaattgatatggttgaacacGTAATTGAATGGGTATTTGAAATTTGTGAGTTTGACCAGGTTCCTGGGTGCAGACTCGGGGTTGATCTtttgggttaactttttgattttgataaagatcgaaCTTTATTGTTAAATTTTTTTCCTACaacattatttgatgatattaagttatttgtgactagattcgaatcGTTCGGAGGCAGTTACGCGTGGGAAGGGATTTTTGAAGTATTGATTTATGCGTTTttaggtaagtaatatttctaaacttggatttgagggtattaaCCCTGGAAACTACGTTGTGAGAGGTATTAGGGTGTGATGTACGCGCTAGGTGACATGTGTGTGTACGTGCATCGATGTGTTCATGATTCGAGGTCGCTTTTAGCCTATTATCGGACTTGTTTTACTATCATACCTTGTTATATCCGTATTTTCCCTACTTGTTCGGTTATTTGAACTGTAATTCATGTTAGACATCATGTCTAGTCTATGTGCTATttgtttgagacttgatagggctACTCTTTCCGTTTATGAGCTATTTGCCTTATTTGTACACATGTTCTCAGTCATGATGCCATATCCGTGTATAATATCTCTGTCTCAGTgcttcttatttgattcctcacatgttgtAGATGCCTCTTATGTGTAACACTATTAAACTGAATATTGTGAAGATGTGTTTATCTGAAACTTGAATGGTAAATGACCGAGTTTGGGCCATAGAGCAGGCctggtattgattttgaggtgacgcatacgCCAAGCCCATATTTGACTAAATGTTATTGTTTTGGGACAATGCGTGCACCAGGCCTCACTATTGGGCTAAATaattttgattagcgcttgggcaggatccgcccctccggaatCTAACATGCCAGCAGTGGGCGCATGTACAGTGTTTTATATACGTGCTTGATGATGGTCTTTATACTATGCACCCGTATAGTGCTAAGTGTGATTTGTCTTGATGGATCCACCATGGTATTATTGttttgacatgtatacttgacatgtaggcatagagatgtactttcctcatgataGCTGATAAATAAAATGTTTTATCCGTGATGGACCTTAAgtgttatacttgaaagcatgtctaaattcctgTATTTTGAACAAATTGAACATATTATCATTGAGTTAATTACTTATATTTCTCCCTTTATCTCCTGAGTTGTTATCGGTTGTTAAATGTTGATCTCTGACTGTTTCttctaagctcgtcactgctttaaACCCAAGGTTAGtactgttacttattgagtacatgggatcagttgtactcatactacactctgcacttcgtatgcagatccaggtatttccggaaaAGATGATCTCTAAAGTTTTGTTGCTACCAGCTTGGGAGACTACGAGTTAGCTGCCATtccgtccgcagaccttgaagttctctttcattATCTGTTATTACTGTTCtactattcagacagttgtattcaGAATATGATCTTATATTTTGATACTcggtagtgctcatgtactcgttgacaccagattttgggaatgATTGTACTAGCATTACGGTTATGTTCTCAGTTATTTCATGATGTTTTCACTGTTTAGTTTATTAAACCTTGTTCAATCATATTCATTGTTCTCATCTGACTATTAGCTTGtctagcaagtagtgttaggcactgtcGCGGCTCCAgtgggagttgggtcgtgacaagttggtattagagtcttgcggatcggtacgaggATGTCTGTACTTAACTTAGAGAGGCTAccaaactattaggaaacttcactttcttacattcttatcgtgcaaatttgttatttccaaagtttgaaacttgtctcttctattctctcacagatggtgaggactcatgcAGTCGGATCAGGCGAtggccactagtaccaccagttagggcctcGAGAGGCCGGGGCCGCAGTAGAGGCCGATGTGTGGCTCACACCACAGCCAGAGCAACACTTGTGGAGGCACCAGTTGCTCTAGTTGAGGAGCATTGAGCCGGTGGGACTAGCTCAGACACCAGTAGTGCCCATTGTTATTCCTAGCCTTTAGGAGGCCTTGTCCCAAATTTTGACTGTGTGCACAAGCCTGGCTCAGGCGGTTTCAATTCCAGCTGCAACAGCtacctcacaggctgggggaggtgcccAAACTCCTACTGCCCATAGTCCAGAGCTGCTAGCTTAGGGTCACTAGACGCCGGGTGTATTGCTAGTTCAACCAGTTACTGCTGCATGGGTCGAGGTTGGTCTACTTAttagtgatgaggagcagaagagattggagcggtttgggaggcttaagcctccaaaGTTCAACGGAGAGgattcagaggatgcttaggatttTCTAGACCGGTGTTAGAGAATTCTTCGCACAtagggtattttggagaccaatggagttgcatttactactttttagctgacTGGGGAAGCCTACAGATGGTGGTAGGCCTATGAGTTGTGCAAGCCAGTTGTCATAGTGCCACTtatatggcatgagttctcagttctcttcttagagaagtttgttccacagactcgTAAAGAGGAGCTGCATAGAAATTGTGAGCAGCTACGCTAGGGAGATACGactgtgactcagtatgagatgaggtttgcagatttggcccgtcatgctatatgGGTTGTTCCCACCaagagagagaggatcatgagtttcattgatggcctcaactatagtTTACATTATAATTTGGCTCGAGAGACCGAGATGGATGCcaggtttgaccaggtggtcaAGATTTCCAGACGCTTAGAGTCGGTTTGCATACTTGAGTGCGAGGAGTGGGAGGGATAGAGGCCCCGTGTTTCAGATGGTTTTAGTAGTACCTCATTTGGACGTCAGTCATATCACAGCAgaggtcatccttataggcccgcaCAGATGGCTCGTCCGGTTCATTGTGGTGCATtaactagccatggttcatagaGTACTCATCTGGTTCAGTCATATTTCAGTGCACTTCCAACTCAGATCTCGtaccgtgctccatcagttcagggttcatcagtACTAGGTTCTTCCCGTGGCTAATCTAGTTCCCAGGGTCTGATGCAGGCCCCACCATCATTTTTGGCTCGAGGTTGTATGATTGTAGAGAGTTGGGGCATGCGAACAAGTATTTTCCCCGTCATTAGAGAGGTCTAGTGCAGTAGAGATGCCAATATATGACCCCTACACTAGTTTCTACACCACCCGTTCAGCCAGCTCGGTGTGGAGGTCGTATGGGTCGAGGTCGCCCCAGAGGGGGAGGTCAGACAAGTGGTGGTCAGGCTCAATGCTATGCTTTTCTCGCTAGGCCATAGCCATTTCTTCTAACGaggtgatcacatgtattgtttcaatatgccacaaggatgcttcagtattatttgatcctggttccacttattcatatgtgtcatcatactttgctcgttatttggacaTGCCCCGTGATGCTTTAGTTATgactgtttatgtatctacaacATTGTTATAGACTGTGTATAATAGTCGTGCACAGTGACTAATGGGAGTTATGAGATGagggttgatcttttattgctcagcatggttgactttgatgtgatattaggtatggattggttgtcaccatatcacgctattctagattatcacaCGAAGACTGTGCCTCTAGCAATACCGGGGGTGCcgaggttagagtggagaggctcCCTGGATTATGTCCTAGTAGAGTGATCTcacatttgaaggctcaacggatggttgagaagggatgtttagcatatttggcctttgtgagggatgttagtgttgatactcctaccgttgagtcagtttagGTAGTGAGGGATTTCAcatatgtgtttcctgcagacttgtcgggcatgccacccgacaaggatattaattttggtattgacctggtgccgggcactcagcccatctctatttatccgtatcgtatggcaccaacggagttaaaggaattgaatgAACAACtttaagagttgcttgataagggtttcatcaggcctagtgtgttgccttggggtacACCAGTTCTATttctaaagaagaaggatggtactatgcagatgtgtattgattaccggcagttgaacaaggttacaaccAAGAACAGGTATCTATTACCGCgcatttatgacttatttgataAGATTTAGGGTgttagagtgttctctaagattaatTTGAGGTATAGGTAGCAttagctaaagattcgggattctgatattctgaagacgacattcaaGACTCGccatggtcactacgagtttctggtgatgtcttttgggctgaccaacaccctcgcaacctttatgcacttgatgaacagtgtattccaaccatatcttgattcattcatcatcgtattcattgatgacatattgctGTACTCACATAGCCtgaaggatcatgagcaacatctgAGGGTTGTACTCCAGATTTTGAGGGAGGagaagttgtatgctaaattctccaaatgtgagttttggcttgattctatggcattcttggggtacgtggtgtccagtgaggggatcaatGTAGATCtaaagaagattaaggcagttcgaAGTTAGTTCAACTACAAAGAATCAGAGCTTCTTGGGTTTTGGTAGATTATTATTGctgttttgtagagggattctcgtCCATTATTGtatctttgactagattgacccagaagggtgcttcattcaggtggtctgaggagtgtgaagagagcttttagtAGCTCAAGACTGTATTGACGAcaacccagtattggtattgcttaCAGGTTCGGGAtcctacaccgtgtattgtgatgcgtagCATATTGGtgttggcgcggtgttgatgtggGATGgttgggtgattgcctacgtatctcagcagttgaaggttcatgagaagaattaacctatgcatgacttagagttggtagcTATTGTTCACACAttcaaaatttggaggcattatctgtacgGTGTTCATTTTGAGGTCTATACCGACTATCAGAGTCTCCAAcatttgttcaagaaaaaggatcttaatttacggtTGCATAGATGGTTAGAGTttctaaaagactatgatatcaccatattatatcatccggggaaggtgAATATGGTGATCGAttcattgagtaggaaggcaaaaaaaatgggtagtttggcatatttaccggtagcagagagtcCATAAGCCATAGATGTTCAGGCCTAGGgaaatcagtttgtgagattggatgttttggagcctagtcgggttcttgcttgcgttaTGGCTCAGTCATcattgttggagcgtatcaaggctcgccagcttgatgatcctcacttgatgGTGTTGAGAGACACAGTTCAGTGGGGTGGCGCTAAAGAGattgtgattggtgatgatggtgttatgcggcttcgATGTCGGATTTGTGTTCaaaatgttgatggattgagagattttatccttgaggaggctcacagctcgcgctATTCCATTGACcaaggtgtcacgaagatgtaccgcgacttgaaacaacactatttgtggcagagaatgaagaaagatatcatTTCTTCTatctctcggtgtttgaactgtaaacaagtgaagtatgaacatcagaaactGGGAGGGTTGATTTAGAAATTGGAGatactagagtggaagtgggagcatattaccatgaaTTTTATTATCGGGCTCCCAAGGACTTTGAAAACGTATGACATattttgggttattgtggaccggtcgactaagtccgcacacttcattccgatgactttctattcttcagagcggttggttgagatttacatccgggagattatCCACTTGTATGGCATGCCCATTTCCATCAAATCTGACTGAGGCATGCAGTTCACATCActgttttggagagcagtgcagcgagagttgggcacacaggttgagttgagtatagcattccatccgtagatggacggacagtctgagcgcactattcaggtcttggaggacatgttacatgCCCGCGTTATGGATTTTGGAGGTTCATGTGATCAGTTTCTTCCATTAGAAaggtttgcctataacaacaactttcaGTCGAGTATCcatatggctccttatgaggccttatatgggaggagatgtcgttctctagttggttggtttgagcggGGGGAGGCTAGGTTATTGTGCACTAATTTGGTCAGCGATGTTATGGAAagggttaaggtgattcaggagcggcttcatacaacacagtccagacataagagttatgctgataggaaggttcatgatgttgcatatatggtgggcgagaaggttctgcgtagagtttcacccatgaagggtgtgatgaggttcggaaagaagggcaagttgagcccttagTATATTATccattttgaggtgcttgagaggattggagaggtggcctacaaacttgcatttccacctagtctatcgggtgtttaTCTACTatttatgtttctatgctccgaaagtattatggtgatccgtcacatattttggacttcaCCATGGTATatttagatggggatttgacttatgatgtggagctggtggccatttttggatcggcaagttcgaaagttgagatcaaaggataTAACATTAGTGAAGGTACTTTAGAGAGGTCAGTCGATTGAgtaggctacttgggagaccgagcgggatatgCGAAGCagctatccacacctatttgagactccaggtatgattctagacccgtttgaggacgaacgtttgtttaagagggggagaatgtaacgatctggCTGGTCGTTTGGTgtattatagcctcgttcccctatttattgcttcttaTGTGTTCATTTGCGGTACGTGACTTTTTggggtggttggattggtttcggaaaagtttcggagtgaattgggacacgtAGTCCAaaggttgaaggcttaagttgaaagagttaaccggagtttgacttttgtgtagaggactccggaatggagttttgatggttccaatagcttcttaTGGTATTTTGGGCTTAGGTGtatgtccgaatattgatttggaggtctgtaggtcgttttggcttgaattggcgaaagttggaaagttgaaggtttggaaggttgagaggtttgaccgagagttgcctttgttgataccgggttcggattttggtttcgggagttggaatatgtacattgtgtcatttgggacttgcctgcaaaatttgaggtcattcagagttcatttgatatgattcgacattagttttagaagttggaagttcattagttcattaggctgaattgaagtgtgattcgtggttttgatgttgttttgtatgATTTGAGTCTTTAAGTaggtttgtgttgtgttttgggattggttgttGTGATTGGACGGGGCCCTAGGGgtctcgggtatgtttcggaccATTTCCCTCATATTTGGACTGTTGATCTGATATCTGGTGTGGGCTTCTTCGCGTTCTCGACATAGGTGTCTCATTCGTGTAGTGTTAATGGTGGCAGGTGGTTTTTTATTCGCGTTCACGACACAGGtgtcacattcgcgaaggctttAAGAGGCTGTGCACTACGATCGCGAGCAGGGATCCGCATTCGCGTTGAAGGGAGGTCGACTTGGGGGCATCAGGCATTTAGTCTTCGCATTCACGGGAGAGGTATCATATTCGCATAGGCATGGGGTCGATAGTCATCGCATTCGCGACTaggtcttcacgttcgcgactaggtcgtcgcattcgcgaaggaagTTTGGCAGCTGGTgagatttgtgcttcgcgaacgcgaggcatctTCCGCGAAGGGGAAATGATTGGGCAGGCTGTTAAAAACCCATTTCAagggttagagttattatatcatattttgagttgtagagctcggttttgggcaattttggaggggattttcacgatttggatcggggtaagtgtttttgactcggatttatttattattcatgattccatcttagtttttatcatttaattggtaaatTAAA from Nicotiana tomentosiformis chromosome 11, ASM39032v3, whole genome shotgun sequence encodes:
- the LOC138901572 gene encoding uncharacterized protein; translated protein: MAQSSLLERIKARQLDDPHLMVLRDTVQWGGAKEIVIGDDGVMRLRCRICVQNVDGLRDFILEEAHSSRYSIDQGVTKMYRDLKQHYLWQRMKKDIISSISRCLNCKQVKYEHQKLGGLI